The genomic window GTTAGAAAGAGGTAAAAACCCTAACCCCCTTTTGCCCACTCAAAAGTGATTGCGATTTGATACAATGAAGAGGCTAACGCCGTGGAGTGATGAGGAGGATGATTCCTCGTCGTCTTCGGGTTCAGATTCAGAGGGTGCAGCAGCTGACAAGAAATCATCGAGACAAAAGAAATCTAAAGGTAATAACTATTTCTTGAACCAACAGACCTATTATATTACattctttaagaaatatttaatttcctgATAGTCAAATAAAAGCCTAATAACGTTAATTCATGTATGATGATTGAATGGAAGGAAGAAAGATGGATGTGTAACGAATGAATTCTGGTCGGTACTAAGGAAAAACCTAGAAAGTCCAGGTTTTTAAAGAGACAGACATGCTAAGAAGAATCTTAATGGGCTGTTTTTGCTCCCTCTGATGCTAGTTGTTGTATTGTTAATTGTTCCATAACCATTTTGTTAATCATTTTGGTATCCTGTGTTCATTTCTTCTATtcttgagatttgtttttggttacTATAGAAAGTTTTGAGATTACCCATATGAACAGGCAAGTCTGGAAAGCTCAAGAGTGGTGGTGCTGTGGACTTTGAAGCGTTGAGACAACATGGGTATAAAGGGGGGCTGTCAGTCCTGAGTGTGCCAGCACCAATAGATGACACGAAACCAGACTGGACTTGGTCTTCTGGCAAAGAGCGTCGCGAAACCACGGATGTTGGAGAATCCTACCAAGAACGACAGAAAACAAGATATGCATTGAGGGATGGAGAGGCTTTGATGAATGTGCAAActtcaaaagagaagaaaaatatgtcATTCCAGCAGAAAGAGAAGAGGAAACGAGAGCTTGGTCAGGCAAGTAGGGGGAAGAATTAtgttgaagaagagaagaggttgTTAAGGGAAAGCGGTGTCTACTCTGGTTTTGATACGTGATCACTGATGCTGATGCTCCTTCTTATGCAAGGGACTTGAAAATCCTGTTAATTTAGGGACTTTCTTGCACCAATATGATTGGTTTGTACCATGCAATTAGATCTAGTGTGATTTACCATGTGTTTTTTGATAGATTTTTGTCTGACCGGAAAATCAAAGTGGTAAATTGTTAACTGATATACTGCATTTTCTTGCCCTCAGCCAAGATTTCCTTTTGTGCTACTGGCCAGAGCTGCTTTTCCAGATCGTTTCAATTAAAATCGTGTGCACCTTTAATTTTTCAGCATCTCTATGTATAGTAATTATTTGGAGTAGGCTAAGCTTGTGGGTAAGTTGCCCGAAAATGTCTCTGAAAACTTCAATAGGGTGGAGTATAATCAAATAATCCAGATCAAAATGGTGTACAACTTTTGACTATTCTACAGGGTTATTAGAAATATCTTATTTAACTTGAAATCCTGTCTCACAACAATGCAGTTAACAAAACTGTAGATCCTCGGGTCAAGAGTCTTACAACAGTACAAAAAACAAGGCTGTCGATCTTCGGGTCAGAATTCAATAGCGGTAGCCTTTCCAAAACTAGTAGCTCATGAAATAGAAACCTCAATCTTCTACAAACTTCTCAGACCTTAATcttagggtgtgtttggtattgcggttgctgttgtggtttgaaaaaagttgttttataaaaaatacttttagttgaggttggtttgaaaaaatagatgtttggttaaaactgtggttgaaattgaggttgaacaaaaagtagtttaatgtgtttggttaaaaaaatgcttttcaaattgaggttataatatatatatttatatatatatatatatatgaatgatttttaatttaaatattgtagatttaactactgttattacatcatgaaataaataatattgatatcaaatattttttattattccattaaactatatgcaatgtcatcacatac from Populus trichocarpa isolate Nisqually-1 chromosome 5, P.trichocarpa_v4.1, whole genome shotgun sequence includes these protein-coding regions:
- the LOC7464696 gene encoding uncharacterized protein LOC7464696; protein product: MKRLTPWSDEEDDSSSSSGSDSEGAAADKKSSRQKKSKGKSGKLKSGGAVDFEALRQHGYKGGLSVLSVPAPIDDTKPDWTWSSGKERRETTDVGESYQERQKTRYALRDGEALMNVQTSKEKKNMSFQQKEKRKRELGQASRGKNYVEEEKRLLRESGVYSGFDT